The following proteins are encoded in a genomic region of Grus americana isolate bGruAme1 chromosome 5, bGruAme1.mat, whole genome shotgun sequence:
- the KLHL28 gene encoding kelch-like protein 28 isoform X1 — protein MDQSSPTYMLANVTHLHSEQLLQGLNLLRQHHELCDIILRVGDVKIHAHKVVLASISPYFKAMFTGNLSEKENSEVEFQCIDEAALQAIVEYAYTGTVFISQDTVESLLPAANLLQIKLVVKECCAFLESQLDPGNCIGISRFAETYGCHDLYLAANKYICQNFEDVCQTEEFFELTHSELDEIVSNDCLNVVTEETVFYALESWIKYDVQERQKYLAQLLHCVRLPLLSVKFLTRLYEANHLIRDDHTCKHLLNEALKYHFMPEHRLSHQTMLMTRPRCAPKVLCAVGGKAGLFACLESVEMYFPQNDSWIGLAPLSIPRYEFGVCALDQKIYVVGGIATHVCQGISYRKHENSVECWDPDKNTWTSLERMFESRSTLGVVVLAGELYALGGYDGQSYLRTVEKYIPKVKEWQLVAPMNKTRSCFAAAVLDGMIYAIGGYGPAHMNSMERYDPSKNSWETVASMADKRINFGVGAMLGFIFVVGGHNGVSHLSSIERYDPHQNQWTVCRPMKEPRTGVGAAVIDNYLYVVGGHSGSSYLNTVQKYDPISDTWLDSAGMMYCRCNFGLTAL, from the exons ATGGACCAGTCGTCTCCAACCTACATGCTTGCCAACGTAACCCACTTGCATTCTGAACAGCTTCTGCAAGGCTTGAACCTCCTTCGCCAACATCACGAGCTCTGTGACATTATCCTTAGAGTCGGCGATGTCAAGATCCATGCCCACAAAGTGGTGCTTGCCAGCATCAGTCCGTACTTCAAAGCCATGTTCACTGGGAACCTTTCTGAGAAGGAGAACTCGGAGGTGGAGTTCCAGTGCATTGACGAGGCAGCCCTGCAGGCCATCGTGGAGTATGCCTACACGGGAACTGTGTTTATCTCACAAGACACTGTAGAGTCGCTTCTTCCAGCTGCGAATCTTCTCCAGATCAAACTGGTAGTGAAGGAGTGTTGTGCGTTTCTTGAAAGCCAGCTTGATCCTGGCAATTGCATCGGGATTTCTCGTTTTGCAGAGACCTATGGCTGCCATGACCTCTACTTGGCTGCTAACAAGTACATTTGTCAAAACTTTGAAGATGTTTGTCAGACAGAAGAATTTTTTGAGCTTACGCATTCTGAATTGGATGAAATTGTTTCCAATGACTGCTTGAATGTCGTGACAGAAGAAACCGTTTTTTATGCACTAGAGTCCTGGATCAAATACGATGTGCAGGAGCGACAGAAGTACTTAGCCCAGCTGCTCCATTGCGTTCGGTTGCCGCTGCTGAGCGTTAAGTTTCTGACGAGGTTGTATGAAGCAAACCATCTCATTCGTGATGACCATACTTGCAAACATCTGCTGAATGAGGCCCTGAAATACCACTTCATGCCTGAACACAGACTTTCCCACCAGACCATGTTGATGACACGACCTCGCTGTGCTCCTAAAGTTCTTTGTGCCGTAGGAGGAAAAGCTGGATTGTTTGCATGTTTGGAAAG cgttgaaatgtattttccccAGAATGATTCCTGGATAGGCCTGGCACCTCTTAGCATTCCCCGCTATGAATTTGGAGTATGTGCCCTAGACCAGAAAATATATGTTGTAGGAGGGATCGCAACCCATGTGTGTCAAGGCATCAGTTACCGAAAGCATGAGAATTCAGTGGAGTGCTGGGACCCCGATAAGAACACTTGGACGTCTCTTGAAAGGATGTTTGAGAGCCGGAGTACTCTGGGAGTGGTAGTTCTGGCAGGAGAGCTCTACGCCTTAGGTGGCTATGATGGGCAGTCTTATTTACGAACTGTAGAGAAGTACATCCCCAAAGTGAAGGAATGGCAGCTGGTGGCCCcaatgaacaaaaccagaagttgttttgctgcagctgtCTTGGATGGAATGATATATGCCATCGGTGGCTACGGTCCTGCCCATATGAACAG CATGGAGCGTTACGATCCCAGTAAAAACTCCTGGGAGACAGTAGCTTCAATGGCTGATAAACGAATAAACTTTGGTGTCGGTGCCATGCTGGGCTTCATTTTTGTAGTAGGTGGACACAATGGTGTGTCTCACTTATCGAGCATTGAGAGATACGATCCTCATCAAAATCAGTGGACTGTGTGTCGACCCATGAAGGAACCCAGAACAG GAGTTGGTGCAGCTGTAATTGACAATTACCTTTATGTAGTCGGAGGTCATTCAGGGTCGTCCTATCTGAACACTGTACAGAAGTACGATCCCATCTCGGATACCTGGCTGGACTCTGCTGGGATGATGTACTGTCGATGCAATTTTGGCTTGACTGCACTTTGA
- the KLHL28 gene encoding kelch-like protein 28 isoform X2: protein MDQSSPTYMLANVTHLHSEQLLQGLNLLRQHHELCDIILRVGDVKIHAHKVVLASISPYFKAMFTGNLSEKENSEVEFQCIDEAALQAIVEYAYTGTVFISQDTVESLLPAANLLQIKLVVKECCAFLESQLDPGNCIGISRFAETYGCHDLYLAANKYICQNFEDVCQTEEFFELTHSELDEIVSNDCLNVVTEETVFYALESWIKYDVQERQKYLAQLLHCVRLPLLSVKFLTRLYEANHLIRDDHTCKHLLNEALKYHFMPEHRLSHQTMLMTRPRCAPKVLCAVGGKAGLFACLESVEMYFPQNDSWIGLAPLSIPRYEFGVCALDQKIYVVGGIATHVCQGISYRKHENSVECWDPDKNTWTSLERMFESRSTLGVVVLAGELYALGGYDGQSYLRTVEKYIPKVKEWQLVAPMNKTRSCFAAAVLDGMIYAIGGYGPAHMNRYSSVSFLTVSPTRNAFLSESLVGT, encoded by the exons ATGGACCAGTCGTCTCCAACCTACATGCTTGCCAACGTAACCCACTTGCATTCTGAACAGCTTCTGCAAGGCTTGAACCTCCTTCGCCAACATCACGAGCTCTGTGACATTATCCTTAGAGTCGGCGATGTCAAGATCCATGCCCACAAAGTGGTGCTTGCCAGCATCAGTCCGTACTTCAAAGCCATGTTCACTGGGAACCTTTCTGAGAAGGAGAACTCGGAGGTGGAGTTCCAGTGCATTGACGAGGCAGCCCTGCAGGCCATCGTGGAGTATGCCTACACGGGAACTGTGTTTATCTCACAAGACACTGTAGAGTCGCTTCTTCCAGCTGCGAATCTTCTCCAGATCAAACTGGTAGTGAAGGAGTGTTGTGCGTTTCTTGAAAGCCAGCTTGATCCTGGCAATTGCATCGGGATTTCTCGTTTTGCAGAGACCTATGGCTGCCATGACCTCTACTTGGCTGCTAACAAGTACATTTGTCAAAACTTTGAAGATGTTTGTCAGACAGAAGAATTTTTTGAGCTTACGCATTCTGAATTGGATGAAATTGTTTCCAATGACTGCTTGAATGTCGTGACAGAAGAAACCGTTTTTTATGCACTAGAGTCCTGGATCAAATACGATGTGCAGGAGCGACAGAAGTACTTAGCCCAGCTGCTCCATTGCGTTCGGTTGCCGCTGCTGAGCGTTAAGTTTCTGACGAGGTTGTATGAAGCAAACCATCTCATTCGTGATGACCATACTTGCAAACATCTGCTGAATGAGGCCCTGAAATACCACTTCATGCCTGAACACAGACTTTCCCACCAGACCATGTTGATGACACGACCTCGCTGTGCTCCTAAAGTTCTTTGTGCCGTAGGAGGAAAAGCTGGATTGTTTGCATGTTTGGAAAG cgttgaaatgtattttccccAGAATGATTCCTGGATAGGCCTGGCACCTCTTAGCATTCCCCGCTATGAATTTGGAGTATGTGCCCTAGACCAGAAAATATATGTTGTAGGAGGGATCGCAACCCATGTGTGTCAAGGCATCAGTTACCGAAAGCATGAGAATTCAGTGGAGTGCTGGGACCCCGATAAGAACACTTGGACGTCTCTTGAAAGGATGTTTGAGAGCCGGAGTACTCTGGGAGTGGTAGTTCTGGCAGGAGAGCTCTACGCCTTAGGTGGCTATGATGGGCAGTCTTATTTACGAACTGTAGAGAAGTACATCCCCAAAGTGAAGGAATGGCAGCTGGTGGCCCcaatgaacaaaaccagaagttgttttgctgcagctgtCTTGGATGGAATGATATATGCCATCGGTGGCTACGGTCCTGCCCATATGAACAG atactcATCTGTAAGCTTCTTGACAGTCTCTCCGACGAGGAATGCTTTTCTCTCAGAAAGCCTAGTGGGAACCTAG